One genomic region from uncultured Subdoligranulum sp. encodes:
- the cas9 gene encoding type II CRISPR RNA-guided endonuclease Cas9 (Cas9, originally named Csn1, is the large, multifunctional signature protein of type II CRISPR/Cas systems. It is well known even to general audiences because its RNA-guided endonuclease activity has made it a popular tool for custom editing of eukaryotic genomes.), which translates to MQWPYGIGLDIGVASVGWSVVALNDQAQPCGLIWLGSRIFPRAEQPKTGESLAAPRRMARSMRRRIRRKALRKQDLYQLLEQSGLASREELSALFAAGHLEDIYALRTRALDEPVTAQAFARILLHLMQRRGFKSNRRAANSKEDGILLQAVTQNRQRMEEHGYRTVGEMLYKDPLFADHKRNKGENYLSTVGRDEIALEAQALFAAQRGFSQPWATPELEAEYLSILLRQRSFDEGPGGDSPYRGGWAARVGCCTLLPDKKRAFKNTPTFERFTLLQKINHLRVTENGQTRALTEEERAKLLALAYRVETISYPRIRKELQWGENVRFADVRYGVDCTPDSYEKKYKLPALKGTHTLRKALHADAPDFPLWDEIVTLLALHRDEDARRTLLADKGLTPAQVDALLGLDFSGTGHISLEACRILEPWLLQGLTYDQACTQAGLDFRAHNYAEKTAKLPASAPELEDITSPVVRRAVSQTIKVVNAIIREMGQPPVWLHLELARELHQTLQERNKARDSMEQNAAENERLMKEIRETFHLLEPTGQDLVKYRLWKEQDHRCAYSLQYIAPEHLFEPGYAEVDHIVPYSISFDDTRSNKVLVLAAENRQKGNRLPLQYLQGERREKFIVWTKTQVRNYRKQKNLLRESLSEEEQTGFKQRNLQDTQYMARFLLNYIRDHLAFADHPAAGKQRVMALAGGVTSHLRKRWGLTKVRADGDLHHALDAAVIACATQGMVQQISGYYHRIEGAYLQEADGSGSVHSRTGERFPAPWPHFRDELIQRLSQCPQDNLLQWNPAFYSQFDVASIQPVFVSRMPQHKVTGAAHKETIKSPKALDDGLLVVKQPLTALTLDKKTGEIANYYQPSSDKLLYEALRARLQAFGGDGKKAFAGPAPFRKPKADGTPGPIVRKVKLYEKASLSVPVHGGRGAADNDTMVRVDVFFVPGDGYYLVPIYVSDTRKNELPNRAVVAHKSYNDWKVMKEEDFLFSLYADDLIEIEHKTGLSFTVAQKGSTLPPKWEVKRALCYYNSMDISSGNIKVFTPDGAYSLRGIGVKTLVSLKKYEVDVLGHVRPVGKETRQRFR; encoded by the coding sequence ATGCAGTGGCCGTACGGAATCGGTCTGGACATCGGCGTAGCATCTGTGGGATGGTCCGTTGTGGCCTTGAACGACCAGGCACAGCCCTGCGGCCTGATCTGGTTGGGCAGCCGCATTTTTCCCCGGGCGGAGCAGCCCAAAACAGGAGAAAGTCTGGCAGCCCCGCGCCGCATGGCCCGCAGTATGCGCCGCCGCATACGACGCAAAGCACTGCGCAAGCAGGACCTGTACCAGTTGCTGGAGCAATCCGGGCTTGCCAGCCGGGAAGAACTCTCGGCCCTGTTTGCTGCCGGCCATCTGGAAGATATCTATGCCCTGCGTACCCGTGCGCTGGATGAACCTGTCACAGCCCAGGCCTTTGCCCGCATTTTGCTGCACCTGATGCAGCGCCGCGGATTCAAGAGCAACCGCCGGGCCGCCAACAGCAAAGAGGACGGCATCTTATTGCAGGCAGTCACCCAAAACCGGCAGCGCATGGAAGAACATGGGTATCGCACGGTGGGCGAGATGCTCTATAAAGACCCGTTGTTTGCGGACCATAAACGCAACAAGGGGGAGAACTATCTGTCCACCGTAGGCCGGGACGAGATTGCCCTGGAGGCCCAGGCTCTGTTTGCTGCCCAGCGCGGTTTCAGCCAGCCATGGGCTACGCCGGAACTGGAAGCCGAGTATCTTTCCATCCTGCTGCGTCAGCGTTCCTTTGACGAAGGCCCCGGCGGAGACAGCCCCTACCGCGGTGGCTGGGCGGCACGGGTCGGTTGCTGCACCCTGCTGCCGGACAAGAAGCGCGCCTTCAAAAACACACCTACCTTTGAGCGGTTCACGCTGCTGCAAAAAATCAACCACCTCCGCGTGACAGAAAACGGGCAGACCCGTGCCCTGACGGAGGAAGAACGCGCCAAGCTGCTGGCACTGGCCTACCGGGTGGAAACCATTTCCTATCCCCGCATCCGCAAGGAACTGCAGTGGGGGGAGAATGTACGCTTTGCCGATGTACGCTACGGGGTGGACTGCACTCCCGACAGCTACGAGAAGAAGTACAAGCTCCCCGCCTTAAAGGGTACCCACACCCTGCGCAAGGCACTGCATGCAGATGCCCCGGATTTTCCCCTGTGGGATGAAATTGTCACCCTGCTGGCGCTGCACCGGGACGAAGATGCCCGCCGCACGCTGCTGGCCGACAAAGGTCTGACGCCTGCCCAGGTGGATGCCCTGCTGGGGCTGGATTTTTCCGGCACCGGGCATATTTCCCTGGAAGCCTGCCGGATATTGGAACCCTGGCTGTTGCAGGGTCTGACCTACGACCAGGCCTGCACCCAGGCCGGGCTGGATTTTCGCGCCCACAACTATGCCGAAAAGACGGCCAAACTGCCCGCATCGGCGCCGGAACTGGAGGATATCACCAGCCCCGTGGTGCGCCGGGCTGTTTCCCAGACCATCAAGGTGGTGAATGCCATCATCCGGGAGATGGGGCAGCCGCCGGTATGGCTGCATCTGGAGTTGGCCCGGGAATTGCACCAGACATTGCAGGAGCGCAACAAGGCGCGGGATTCGATGGAGCAGAACGCCGCAGAGAACGAGCGGCTGATGAAGGAGATCCGGGAGACCTTCCATCTGCTGGAGCCCACCGGGCAGGACCTGGTCAAATACCGGCTCTGGAAGGAGCAGGACCACCGCTGTGCCTATTCTCTGCAATACATTGCCCCCGAGCATCTGTTTGAGCCGGGCTATGCCGAGGTGGACCACATTGTCCCTTACAGCATCAGCTTCGACGATACCCGCAGCAACAAGGTGCTGGTTCTGGCTGCCGAAAACCGCCAGAAGGGCAACCGTCTGCCGCTGCAATATCTGCAGGGAGAGCGCCGGGAGAAGTTCATCGTATGGACCAAGACCCAGGTACGCAACTACCGCAAGCAGAAAAATCTTTTGCGGGAATCTTTGAGCGAAGAAGAACAGACCGGCTTCAAACAGCGCAATTTGCAGGATACCCAGTACATGGCCCGCTTTTTGCTGAACTATATCCGGGACCATCTGGCCTTTGCCGATCACCCGGCTGCCGGCAAGCAGCGGGTGATGGCGCTGGCCGGCGGCGTGACCAGTCATCTGCGCAAACGGTGGGGGCTGACCAAGGTGCGGGCGGACGGAGACCTGCACCACGCTCTGGACGCGGCGGTCATTGCCTGCGCCACCCAGGGGATGGTACAGCAGATCTCCGGCTACTACCATCGCATCGAGGGAGCCTATCTGCAGGAGGCGGACGGCAGCGGTTCGGTGCACAGCCGTACCGGCGAGCGCTTCCCCGCCCCGTGGCCCCACTTCCGGGATGAACTGATCCAACGGCTGAGCCAGTGTCCCCAGGACAATCTGCTGCAATGGAACCCCGCCTTTTACAGTCAGTTTGATGTAGCATCCATCCAGCCGGTCTTTGTATCCAGGATGCCGCAGCACAAGGTAACGGGCGCCGCCCACAAGGAAACCATCAAGAGCCCCAAGGCGCTGGACGACGGCCTGCTGGTAGTCAAGCAGCCCCTGACCGCCCTGACGCTGGACAAAAAGACCGGCGAGATTGCAAACTATTACCAGCCGTCCAGCGACAAGCTGTTGTACGAGGCCCTGCGTGCCCGCCTGCAGGCCTTCGGCGGGGATGGCAAGAAAGCCTTTGCCGGGCCGGCGCCGTTCCGCAAGCCCAAGGCGGATGGTACCCCGGGACCGATTGTGCGCAAGGTAAAGCTGTACGAGAAAGCCAGCCTGAGTGTGCCGGTGCACGGCGGACGCGGGGCTGCGGACAACGACACGATGGTGCGGGTGGATGTCTTCTTTGTGCCGGGGGACGGGTACTATCTGGTGCCTATCTACGTATCGGACACCCGCAAGAATGAGCTGCCCAACCGGGCGGTGGTGGCCCACAAGAGCTATAACGACTGGAAAGTGATGAAGGAGGAGGACTTCCTGTTCTCACTGTACGCAGACGATCTCATTGAAATCGAACACAAAACCGGTCTTTCTTTTACTGTTGCCCAAAAGGGCAGCACCCTACCACCCAAGTGGGAGGTCAAACGGGCTTTGTGTTATTACAACAGCATGGATATTTCATCTGGCAACATAAAAGTATTTACACCAGATGGAGCTTACTCGTTACGCGGTATCGGCGTCAAAACCCTTGTCTCCCTGAAAAAATACGAGGTGGATGTGCTTGGCCATGTACGTCCTGTTGGCAAAGAGACCCGGCAGCGGTTCCGGTAA